The Trichoplusia ni isolate ovarian cell line Hi5 unplaced genomic scaffold, tn1 tig00000511, whole genome shotgun sequence region AACTAAAACCTTTGAGCACCTGTTGagtttactttttacttttcgtGTGCGGCACGCCTAACGTGACCTGCAGaaagtaaaactgtttcttTGTTAACAGAGCCTTCAAAAACATAGGTCGATGGAGAagcactttttatttttttgacggTAGAGTTTTTTTCTGAgattaatggtttttttttttgctagtcaacattaattttttactattatGACCGCCTCACGAAAACTTAAGCAGGATTGAGTCTTCTTACAAACCTATTCTATAACTATTTTTTGCTGTACGGAATAAAATGGAAGACAACGTGCGATCatatttattagtgtttttgtgtatgtgaatgtatataaagtgtttttttagtcgtcttacaaaaggagcccagttcatgtatccgacgtaaaatacccctactCGCGATTTTTTTTGATCATcgactaagataataagtacgaagaaaaatttaacaaaagaaatatgaaatatactcttaaaaatgataaaaacgccgccgcccacgCCCCTCACCactgttacaaggctcggaccgcgctcgcaacagagctgtgtttctaaaaaactacgcattgcatcataatattgaataaaaattgcatttttaatttattcaaaactcataaatatctttttttatcatgaacgtgttctagccattggatacatgaactgggctgcttttgtaagacgacttaaaaTCACGGTGCATATTACTCAATGCTATTAACCAATGTCTAGTCAATAGATATTTGATATTCTCTCCGAAAAATACCCCACGGATTTTCTGGTAGACTTTTTGATAACATGAAGTTTATTTTGACTAACAAGTTGGTAAAAATTGAATTGCTGTCGATATATATACAAAtagaggtttatttttatcacattttaaataCTGGTTCTTAGAACATTGCTGGTAATTTCCAGGAACAAAAgcagtatttttcttttttttcactggataaaaatacatattaaaatgtttccCAGTTaggtaaacaatttattgtagtCGATTCCgggtttttaatataaatacagcttaaaaatatattttatgaattgatTTTCCTTAATACGTGATGCGTGTAAAGAAATAATGTCCATTAAAAGACGCGATATATAAAATATCCCTCAAAAGAGGTTGCAAACGTtacacaacaattaaaaaaaaacaaaagatgggTACCTCCCTACAAGCACACTTAAGTAAAACATGGCTGATAGTAGTATTGTTAACAATAAACTTAGATTGCGCCTAGCGGTCACTTAGTTCGGGTCCAACACATTAAGAGAGCCAGCAAAGTcgttaaaacatgtttattggTTAAACGTGACCGTCTTTGTCCTAGTTCGCCGAATAATGTACTCGAGATACGTGGCCGAACGATATGTAACTTGTACGTTTTATTTCATGGTACAAGTTACATTgatgcatttgttttaattgtttgtttgggTAAGGGATGAAACGCGTCAATGTATTTTGATTGTGTATATACATTAACGCTCCTAATTATGATAGGCTGAATTCTAACAATGAtctcatctatacttctatactaatatataaagctgaagagtttgtttgtttgtttgtttgaacgcgctaatctcaggaactactggtccaaattgaaaaattctttttgtgttgaatagaccattcattgaggaaggctttaggctgtaaaccatcacgctgcgactaataggagcgaacatacaCATAACTTACTaaggaaaatttgaaaaaatagggcaggtataaatcataacttatatcttctacccacggggacgaagtcgcaggcaacagctagttgtaaataattgtcgacgaaaaatgaaatgaatctCAAATCATTAACCGTCAATCAATAGTTATGGCATTACTACGTAAACAACAATTACTATTCATACCCCACCACACATTAACTAACCAAATGTGTTTGATAGCAATTTCATAACAAACGGCAATGTTTAGCGATGAGGAAATTTGATCAATCGTAGGTACATGGATGTATGTTGGAATAGGCACGTAATGTGATTCCCTGATGAGTGCCGTGTCATCAGCACTCATCAATCAGGGCCCCAATTAATTACCTATCTAGTACAGGCAGTTATACAATgctaaatgttttgttttgatgtttgtgTAGTACTCCGCGTCACCAGAGGTAAGTTAATTGGCTCGTTACCACACCAGTATGCAAGTAGCCGTCCGTTCTCGCCCGTGGCTCTCACGTGACTGACCACCCCCACTACCCGTGTGCCCGAGACAACGTCCTCTTTATTGACAATTGACAAGATTATAGAACACAAACACTACATCCCTtccttatcatatttttattaataatcaaCTTCTTGTACATTACTTGGTCCAATAATCAACCCTACaaagttattatattgatagttgtataattgttttaatcattCTCATTTTGATCCTGCTTGGCAATACTTTGATCGTCACTATGAACTTTCCACTCGCCTTCAACTCTCTTCAAGTGGATGACGTTGCGTCTAAGCTTTTGGCCAGTTTCTTCATTCCTTACTATTACGTCTCCACCGTCCGAATGTTCTACAACATGCGGTGTCGGCTTATATGTCGTTGTTAACTTATTTCCTTTTCCTATatcttttatataaactttatcTCCTTCTAAAAGTGTTGAATGTTCAGCGTGGCGTTTTCTGTCTCCATACTCTTTTCCTTTCTCTTTCTCTATTTTGTCTTTGTCTCTTACTTCAGAATCATCTATCTTATTATCAATTATAGAAGGGATTTTATCTCTATTTTGTCTACAAAAGAAAAGTTCGCTGGGCGTTTTCCCTGTTACAGTATGTGGGGTTGAGTTGTACATCATTAAGTACTCCCACACACTTTCCTTTAAATCTTCCTTTTGCATGTAActgatttttaatctttttaaaatatccCGGTTTTGCCTCTCGACTTCACCATTTTGCTGAGGCCAGTAAGGTATAGTGTTGAACAATTTTATGTTGCATTGTCGGCAATATTCCTTGAACTCATCACTAACAAATTGCCGTCCATTATCTGCTGTGATTGATGAAGGATATCCGAGACGACTGAATATTTCTTTTAGCAACTTGAGTATCTGCAAACTTGTGATTGTTTTTGGTAAATTTGATTTCTTTGTACCTGCTGTAATAATCAATAAGAACAAGCAAGTAGTCGTTGTTCGGCAGCGGACCTAATAGATCAACTGCAACATCCACCCAAGGAGCAGAGGGAAGATCGCGTCGTTTCATCGGTACCGGGTGGCTAGGTAAACCCATGATAGTACATCCTTTACACGCTTTTACTCTTGATTCAGCATCTCTGTCAATTCTTGGCCACCAAACTTTTGACCTCAGTCGATTTTTCATCGCCACTATCCCTGGGTGGCCTTCGTGAGCTTTTTTGGtattacaattttgtttgcctctcagtaatattttatcgtaaaaaaCAAAGCTCactttcaaaaattttatatttttttaccgagTCATCCCAAATTTTATTGCACATtcctattttacattttttatttcttgatctCGTCCAGAACATTCTGTTAAGATTTCCATAGGAATAGCACATGGTCTAGACTGTTCCACAATTTGTTGTACATAATCGTCAACGTTTCCCGGTGGGACATTACGATATTCACAAAGCCTTGACAAAGGATCGGCTATATTTACTTTTCCgggtttgtatttaatattatatcgaAAGGCTTGTAATCGCAGAACCCAGCGTTCGACGCGTGCGCATGGCTTCGACTTTTGTCCAAACAAAAACTCTAACGGCTTGTGATCCGTAATGAGATCGAATATTTTCCAAAcagaaaaaatttaaaatgctcTACGGCCCACACTAGGGCGAGGGCTTCTTTTTCTGTTTGGCTATATTTCCGTTCTAGTTCAGTCAAAGTGCGGTTACCATATGCGATAATTCTAGACTCTTTGTCATCCCTTTGTATCAATACAGCTCCTAAACCCACTGGACTTGCGTCCGCGATAAACCTCTGTTTCGTCATTAACGTCGTAGTAACCCAATGTTGGCACCTTACTGAGAGCCTGCTTTAGTTTCTGGAATGCTTGGTTCTGTTCTCCTTCCATAATTCTTCTATGTTTGTCTTTTTCCCTGATttctttcttaatattttttttcaagggtTCAGTCATTGTTGATAGATTTGGCAgccatttattttatgtagtttacTAGTCCTAGAAAACTTTGGAGTTCCTCGACTGTCTTAGGTGTTCTAAATTCTTCAATACTTGTCATATATTTCTTAAGTGGTTTAACTCCATCGGGTGTCAGTTCATGTCCGAGGAAGCTAATCTTTTGTACTTTGTATAGACATTTGCTTTCGTtcaacaatacattattttcctttaaaacttctaaaattTTCGAAAGCCGTTCATCATGTTGCTTCTCGTCTTCTCCGTACACCAAAATAtcatcaataaaattgattacacCATCCAGCCCTGTCAACAtcttttctagtattttttgaaataattctgGCGCACACGTAATCCCAACATCAACCGCTTGTACCTATACAAGCCCTTTGAAGTTATAAATGTTGTCAGATGCCTTGAATCAGGGTGAATCTCCACTTGatgaaaagcattttttatGTCGAGTTTTGAAAAgaattttagcttttttaattcTCGGCAAGAAATTATCCCATGCACGGTAATGGATGGTTCTCCCTCATGATCGCGGCATTTGCTCGCCTCATATCTATGCAGAGCCGTATGTCGTCGTCATCTTTCAATATGGGCACCACCGGTGAAATCCATCGAGAAGGTCCGTGTACCTCTTCAATGATATCGCTGTCAAGgagttcttttattttctttttcgacCTTGTTTTCAATAGGAATTGGGATTCTCCGATATGGTTGTGATACAGGCTTGCACTTTTCATCAACTGGGATCTCAACCAGTACGTCCTTGAATTTTGGAAACGGTTTAAGGGATTGTGTGATTTCGTTTATTCCAATACCTAACTTCAGGACTCCTAAGCGAAGAGCAGTTTCTTTTCCCAACAAATCTCTCGACCCTTCTTTAATTACATAGACTGTAGTGTATTCTGATTTctcatttacttttatttcagtttcGAATGACCCCTTAACATTCAACGGTGATTTACTCCCGTATgaatataagtttttgtttgatccttttatttgattagtattgcaaacatttttctttttttaatgccTCCCATGTTTTTTCAGTAATTAGGTTTAATTTACATCCAGAATCTATAAGTAAATTCACTTTGACTCCGCCCATTTCACATTCGATATTAGCTTCGTCATCGTCATTCATGTTAAATACATAATGGTCTTCTTCAGAAGAATCATTTCTAACGTTTATTAAGTTCACCTCATTCcgtttcttctttattttactattgttatTTGGTTTGTCTTCACGTTTTCGCTTCTCGGGTTTAGACTTACACATTGCGCTGAAGTGTCCGGATTTTCCACAAGCATTACAATTTCTCCTTTTCGCAGGACATTCCTCGTTTGGCGCTATATGCTTATCGTATCCGCATCTACCACATTTACTCATATCTGATTTAGTTGTTGACTCCAGTTTCTTAATCTCATTTTTGCGTTTCACGTCATCAGTTTTTTcgctgtaattttttttgtaacttctAATCGTATTCACATCATTTGGTTTGCTGTTTTGCCCATATTCTTCCAGTTGTTGATTCACAATTTCTAAAGTGTTCGCTTCAGTTATGATCTTGTCCAACGTAACGGTGTCTCCTAATGTTAATATCTTTTTCCGGAGTTCTGgcgaaaaacatttttctacaatCTGATCTATTATATGCTCATCAGGGCTAGTAAATTTACATTTGCTAGATTGATTCCTCAATTTCAcaacaaacttttcaaatttttcTCCTTCTACTTGCTTGATTTGTCGAAATAAATgtctttcataaattttattttgctttgggAGGAAATAATCATCAAGCTTCTCTATAACGGTTTTAAAAACACCTGCTTCAGTTGTAGAGTTTTCTTCATAAGCACCGGGTAGATTGAAAACAATTTCCTGAATCCCTGGTCCTCCTAAAAGTAACAAAGTTGCTCGCTTTTTTTCTTCTCCTGAAATTCCTGTCGCTTCCAAATAGATGTTAAAAGATCTTTTCCACTGCTCCCATCTTAAAGCAACTGTAGCGTTGTCTCCGTCGAGATCAAGTTTTTCAGGGCTGGTAGTAGGTTTGTCATTTTCGGAGTAGGTGAATTTGGGGCGCCCTGAAACCGGAGTTAACTTTGATAAACTACGGTCTGTTATTAATTCGTCCTCACGTCTACTACACACAAACAACCACGCACGATTTACGCTCCCATGTAGGTTCGCACTACCTCTGACACACAATCACGCACgatttacaatttcatgtaGGTTCGTACTACCTCTGACACAATCACGCACgatttacaatttcatgtaGGTTCGTACTGCCTCTGACACACAGTCACGCACgatttacaatttcatgtaGGTTCGTACTACCTCTGACACAATCACGCACgatttacaatttcatgtaGGTTCGTACTACCTCTGACACAATCACGCACgatttacaatttcatgtaGGTTCGTACTACCTCTGACACAATCACGCACgatttacaatttcatgtaGGTTCGTACTGCCTCTGACACACAGTCACGCACgatttacaatttcatgtaGGTTCGTACTACCTCTGACACAATCACGCACgatttacaatttcatgtaGGTTTCGTACTACCTCTGACACAATCACGCACgatttacaatttcatgtaGGTTCGTACTACCTCTGACACAATCACGCACgatttacaatttcatgtaGGTTCGTACTACCTCTGACACAATCACGCACgatttacaatttcatgtaGGTTCGTACTACCTCTGACACACAGTCACGCACgatttacaatttcatgtaGGTTCGTACTACCTCTGACacacaataaacataataaattccGTAATTTGTAGATAAATATACGTATTAGTATGTATACTAAGGTTCATAATACTATTAAGTTTACTTTAACAATGGAAGACCTATAGAACTTACCAGATATTCCTTTTAAATTACACTACACAGACAAGACTGGACAGGTATCTAGATTCAGTAAAGTAGTTCATTTTCTAACTAATCACTAACCTTCGTTTtgtatatacataaaaataatttataaaaagtagcATAACTAATTACGTAACCTGAGCagtatttgaattttatctaACCGGAAAGTTTAACATCTAATTTGTTTACGATAATACGACACAATACCGGCCTATTGTATGATTCATCGGGCTATTATCATTGAGCTGTCATAATAATCAAGACGAAGTACCCACTTATAATTCGTTTGTTAATTATGGTCATAGATGGATactaccttttttatttaata contains the following coding sequences:
- the LOC113507064 gene encoding uncharacterized protein LOC113507064 — its product is EKLDLDGDNATVALRWEQWKRSFNIYLEATGISGEEKKRATLLLLGGPGIQEIVFNLPGAYEENSTTEAGVFKTVIEKLDDYFLPKQNKIYERHLFRQIKQVEGEKFEKFVVKLRNQSSKCKFTSPDEHIIDQIVEKCFSPELRKKILTLGDTVTLDKIITEANTLEIVNQQLEEYGQNSKPNDVNTIRSYKKNYSEKTDDVKRKNEIKKLESTTKSDMSKCGRCGYDKHIAPNEECPAKRRNCNACGKSGHFSAMCKSKPEKRKREDKPNNNSKIKKKRNEVNLINVRNDSSEEDHYVFNMNDDDEANIECEMGGVKVNLLIDSGCKLNLITEKTWEDVLVEIPVDEKCKPVSQPYRRIPIPIENKVEKENKRTP